The Xylocopa sonorina isolate GNS202 chromosome 11, iyXylSono1_principal, whole genome shotgun sequence genome includes the window TCGAACACTAAGGGTTTCGAGGAACGTGATCACACTTTAAGTTATTTGTACATTTAAAAACAACATAATCAAAGATGTTACTATAACTTGCCTTATTTTTAATCAGTCTAGTACtgaatatttcttaaaaagATGAGGTACATAAGTTTTCATGTTAAATCCTCTCTTAGTTTGTTTTTAtgtaataaaatattcaattttaATATTCAATCATACTGTTCGGAAGCTAAATTGGAAACACAATTAAAAAGGGATTATGTGAGTTAGAAAGTCTTTATGCTGCTTCATTTTTAATTCTATAcgatcttctttcttttttagcTAAACTTTTTAAGTCTGAATGAACTGTAATTTTCTAGAATGTGACGCTTGAACGAGGAagcattttaattattttatagtaaaAGAGGTCAATGCTTTCATATTGATTTTGTCTCTTTACAGATTAAAATGCTTAACGAAAAAGCGAATAAATTGTAATTAtaattttttcaatttcttGGTTCGtaacaatttttttctttttttttttttaattaacaaaAATCATTAGGTCAACGCGAATAACACAACATGTATCTTTTAAATAAAAGGTATCCTAAAACACCGGGATGATATAAATCGAAATATATCTATAAGAAAAAACAATTTCTATAGTTTCGGTGTACTGTACCGTGAACGCTTTTGCGGCGATGCTACCGGATGTCTGTAAGAGACATGTTTTCTAAGCGCGTCCCGCGATCTTGATACGTGGGAGCAAGCTGTACAGCTATACGAACTATTACTGTGAGTCTCCATATGTACCCGCAAGTTATATTGATTACTTAATTGTTTTCCACAGATAAGACAAGTAACACTAGATTTGTTATAATTTTGAGAAGTTCTACCAGCCACAGAGCTCGTGAGAAACTTAAAATTCGCGTCCCAAACTGGAGGAGGTTTCGTATCTTCCACTGGTGTAATTTGATCTTCTAAGACGGGCGTAGCGTCGTCTATACCACTTTCTGAATATGCTTTCTCAGCATACTTATTGGTGGACGTATTGATGGAAGGAATActgattttttctctttgatttAACTTTGCATTAATGGAGTAATAGGGCTTGGTTTTCACGCAATACGATATACTTTCTTGATCATTGATAGTCTCCTCTATGTTCTCAACTGTTTCCGTCTCTAAAACTGTTTGTAAAGACTCTTTACCTCCACTCGTGACAGTgtctttactttctttttttattgctgTATCGGATAACGTTTTTTCTTGCAGTTGCACTGGTGGAGGCTGAACGTATAAACCATTATCGTGTCTCGAATTTTtctgtaaaaataaaaatatggaAAAACAATTAATTATAACTGTGAAATTTGGGACTACAGAAATTAAAAGTTAATTTACTAGATTTTTTGTAAATTTAACTTATAtcttttatataatttaatGTTTGTTTCTTCAAGTATTCAAAGGCATTGAATTTCCTGTTCTACCTAGCCTCTAAGAGTAAATATTTTTTAGTTATAAGAATCAAATTAGTatagaattttattttattctaaacAATTTTTTAGACATTATATACTCCTGTGATGATAAATTTTCATATAACAATTTCACTGTGCATTATTATCAACAAATAACTAAATTTCATTAGTTTCCTGCTTATTTGTTCTTTTTGTAatgatttattattttataaagaAATTGTCATGCACCGTTTATCTCATCTGTTTTCTTTTCAAATTAAGAAATAGTACTGCTAAGtatttatatattaattctAAATATTTGTTATGGCCACTCGTGACTAAAATATGAAGCATTATTGTAATGCAAAATAGTATAgattatgtaaaaaaaaaaaaaaagacttaACTGTTCTAAAGTATCTACTGAAAGTTTTAGTTGTGTAGAGATTCTTGGAAAAAGCTATTTTAGATATACCTGTAAACTCATTCTATGGGGAAAGGTTCCATGGGATGCATCCACTTGCATTTAGTTGCAACACACACAACGATCTTGATCTCGTGGATATCGTTTAAATTCATTATCGTTCCTTCGATGCACGCATGAACATAATATGTGTAGTAGGTAATTCCTTCGTGTGATACTTCTTGAGGAACGACAGTGAATGTATTTAAGTGACCTGAACAAAACAACACGATCAGAGGGTAATATAAAGATTAAAGAAGGGAGAAGCAAATATGTAATTCGTTTTAGAAATTACTTTTTGCAGTAATTATATACAAAGGACAATGGTATTTAATCAGTGTCTAAGCATTTTGTTATATTTAATCATCTAATACTTACTGCATATAcattaaaaataattgaataatTTACTTTTAACTGAACAAAATTAGATATAGACTATAAAAGTTCTTCAAATAGATGTAGTTTCTATATAGTAAAATTATAGTCTCGTGTTTAATACATTAACGAGAGAATGCAAAAATCTTTCTAACATATTTAGTAACTTATTAAATAACTGCACTTACTAGATATTTGACTAGGTTCAATCAATAAATTATGTTAACATTGTACAATTATTATGAGTGAGAGTGTAATTCTGTCTTGTACGTGTTTTTGGACAACAGGTTACaaacaaggaaataacaatAACCAGCAAGGAATTGCTAATGTTTAAGGCACTGAAGAAAATACATGCTTTGTTACATATTTTTGCAATTCACACTGACACAAGCTTCATTGGATAAGGAATAATGATTTAccatataaaattaattatctCTCCCTATAATGTTATTAATGAAGAAAAATATAACAATTAGCGAATGATATTTATTTAAGAGCCATTTGAATATAGGGCATAGTATATAGTGCGATTATtattgaacaaagttaaatgctACTCGATTTAATTTACTCGATTTTCTTCCCTCTCTCAACCTAAAACTGAACCATTAAATATTACTTAAAAgtaatattattatatcattCTGAACTTTATGCAAAGTTAATTGCATAGGGCTGATAAATAAAATGCAATCATGCTTTTTGATGTACAAAGCAAAGAGGTTTGGTAGAACAGTcgtaaaaagaaaaagtataaAATTTCAACTTTCAAACTCAGCATTCAACTGAAGATAATTGAGATATTAGGGAATTTGTACAATGTGATATTAACTGCATGGCAAACTTACCAATTGCAAACTGTTTTGCACAACCATCACTTTGTatctttattattatattaattgaaAACATAGATAAACTTCCTTACCCCAGCTATATCGGCTAATCCACGAATATGCAATGTATCCGCCATAGCCAAAAGTGCAGGTAGTTGTTCTTGATAAATATTCACTTCACCGTTATACATGAATGTGACTAATGCGCATAAATTTGCGTATTCCATCCCTGGTAATACAATTACCGGATGTTGCAAAGAACTTAAATCCTAAAAGTTGATTTCTATAACTTTTGCTGACTTAACGAAAAATAAAAGATATTCTGAGCGATTAAATTAAAAGATATTCGATACCTTAAACAATTCTTTAAAATAGTAACTACAAGCAGAAAGTATAATTTTATGTGCATGTATGTGTCTACCACCAGCGCTTAGCGTAACATCTGTTAAATAACCACCATCAAGAAGTTTAGGCAGAGAACTTAACAGCGTGTTTTGAAAATTGTGCCAGCGTAAACAGAATTGTTGCCCCTCCATACTTTTTATATGCTGCAAATCAATATATTgcataatatttttaaataagaaTTTTACATTTTCATTGTATAGTTTGTTTATTGATAATACATGTACAAGTAAAAAATTTGCTGATCGTTATTTGCATAATTATTTGAACAAAATTTTTTTGGTTTTCTACCGTCGAATGAAAAGAAACTAGGCAATCGTCAAATTAATTCGAAAAACATCAATTATACAAACAAAGGAACAAAAGGAAATGAAATAAACATCCGTAACGGATGAAGAAAAAGTTACATAAAGAAGAAGTTACAAAAATACTATTTTTCTTCATACGCTCTAATCGGTTAATCGTACAAGTATTTCTGACGAAAACAAGCaaactataataaaattaaCCGAACCCTTTTTAAAAACACACTGCATAAAACTGAGAAGGTTATGTGTGTCTAAGAtcgaataaaattgtaaagaattTCGTTGCGTCTGATTTGATCTATTTGTGCCAGATAGAAGGGTAGTTGGGTTACTGCTGGTAGAGCCAGTTCAAAAGATAGACAATACTATTTATTTAATCAGGCTGCAGGTTCCAGCCAAGTCTATTATTGTACCTTCAGGtacggctggaggaaagaaCAGATATTGGCTGTACAGTTTCGAAGGAACAAGTTTTGTTTCGATAGTTTTAGCCATCCGATATTCTTCGGGAATTCATCAACGTCACCGAGTACGCTTACAATTCTGCGTGTCACTTGCTCTTACCTTGACAAAAAGTTATTTGTTAAATTGTCGTCAATGATATTCTTTACTAGAGACACTTCACATCTATCTGGCAAATTTCGCCATAATCACCGGTAACGTAGAAAAAGAATAGCAATCTAAACGACGTCGACACGCACTGTCACCTGCCGACATATTATAGAAGTATCCGCGATATGATTGCACCGACCCACAAGTACAACTATCAATGCTGATCACTTTTCACAATCAATGTCAAATTTTTAACTAATATTTCCTACACTGATAAGCGTTTCCCATGCTATATGCTATAACAACTGCAATAACAACTCGTACAATCCATTCTATATGAAAATATCGAATATCTgacaaatataaaaaaattactAAATCTATTACACATTCTATTGCCATTCGTTACTTTTTCCGTATATTTTCGAAAGATAACGATTATAACAATGTTGTCCGACTAATTTATTACATACAATCGCTCTACTACACGTCGCTCgtacatatatttattacacATTCGaggtaaatattatatattattcttGTTGTTTTCGATTGTTTTTAcacatttttattaattatccGGATGATTAAAGGATCACAGACAAATATTGACAAATCCCGGGTAATATTCATACCGCCTTGCGCATGGATAAAGGTGAGACGAGATGGCGCTAGAATTTAACGTATATTATAGTAACAATTTATCAGTTTACCATGGTCCATCGTTGGCTGATAAACATCCGATGTCTGGTGTATTTTAATCGAATATTGCGATAAAACATTCCATATATATTAATCCACGTAAATATCTAGAAACAAAATGTTGTATTTATTTAATCGATTGCTTCGCGCGTAAACAATGTCTGGCACACATTTATGGATGCGAATATGGTTTTATTCGTTATTTACAATTTTCTTCACATCCCCGCTGATTAACAGCGGTAACATAAAACAGTTGACGTTTTGTGGAAAGAAATCATCTCGCAGGTAATTAGCCACGAATTTACACTGTTACACttcatttaaatatttaatgaCGCAGTTTACGATTCACCGTGTCTGTTTACCTCGATTTTACACACTTGTCACTTGCTTAGTAGAAAAATTTAATCGCCAGATAATATTTAACTTGTGAAAGAGTTTCCGTTGCTTGAAAAGTACTACGAAGTGTACTACATAATTTTGTTCGTTAGTTATACAGATACAGTGAAATAAACAATGCAAGGTAGGTCAAGaaatcaaacattttacactgcaaacgaaaaggtgaatttttatcatttattcCGTCCCTTTTAAATGTGTTATACGCGTTATTCATTAATTGAATAAACAATTGATTAAGTATGTAAGTAAgtatataaaatacaatttatatttttttacaattttttcaGTTTATTATTTGTGAGTACATTAGACGGGAAGATATCCGCACTAGATACCAATAATTTTGGGAAAAAGAAATGGTCGTTAGATTTCAATGAAGGATCTATGTTATCATCGAATATACATCGCAGAGAGGTGACAATAAATATTGAACATATTTTATGCGTTTAGCGTTTATCGCCAAAaagtattaataattaaatatgtACACTGTATACGGGTATATCATTGGTCTctgttttcattatattttacaGCTTAATGATAATGGGCAGTGGGTTCGATTAATTCCATCTTTAAGCGGTGGACTATATAAATTTGATGGAGAAAATTTAGAAGCAGTACCAATATCTGCCAGCCAATTATTACATTCATCCTTCCATTATTCAGACAATCTAGTATTTTCTGGTGGCAGAGAAGTAAAATCATATGGTATGTATTTTCTAATGTGTAAATGAGCCTATGGGACTTTTACGATCCAACATCGAACAATAACCTGCCTTCCTTTAGAGAGATATATCGATTATCAGTGTATAATTTGATGGCTTAATAAAATACTATTAAAAGtcttaacaataataataataataataattgtgtaataaaaatctacagaagaatgtataaAAAGATATACATTTTCTTGCAATAGGTGTTTCAAGTGTAACTGGAAAGATTTTATACGAATGTGGAATGAATGGTTGCAACAATATCACGAGAGGGGAAACTTATATAGAACAAGAAGTACTTATCGTTCAGAGATTCCAACAAACAGTGAGAGCAATCGAGGCACGAACTGGCATTGAAAGGTAATCAAATGTAAAATATGCCAAATACTATAAATAGCAAGTATAATGTTAAAAACATTTATATTAAAATAGATGGAACTTCAGTGTTGGTCAGTATGATTTGCAACTAGTCGATCAATCTGACACGAACTGTGGAGATGAAATAACGCCTTCTGTATTAGATATCGAAATTAAAGTTGTTGTACCCGATGGTTTGATTTGGGCTGTTAATAAAAATGATCCTGCTGTGAAATTATGGCAACATAGGGTCAGTCTTAGTTGTTTACAAAACTTTAGGTCTTTACCTTTCTATctttatattaaatatgtttatttacattcaattagtTTGATTCTCCAATTGTTACTATATGGCGCGAAGATGCAAGTATCAAAAGCAATGAAGATAAAAATCTCAAGGAAATTAATTTATTTGACAGTACGCAATGGTCTTGGGGAACAGAGCTTTCAGTTAGTCCAGGTATTTATTTAGGTATGCACGATAGACAATTATACATACAAGAGAATACAGAGCTACATAAATCATTGGAAGCATCACCAAACTACTTGCAGCATTCAAAATATCCGTGGCAACCTTATCCTGCTGTTGGTATGAACGTTTAACTTTTGTCTTCTGATGTAATCAAACCAGTAGACAACATTACAAATCTTTATCATAAAATTATGACATACTCTAAATATACTTTAGGTAGTGCAATTATAAAATCTCTTCCGAATCCAATAAAAGATAATGATGTTGATGCTTTACCTGATATAACAGATGCGCAAAGTACCACTGCGTTATCAGTTTTGTATAATTCAGAATATGTAAACGGTATATAAGTTTGAAACATAAGTAAATAAGATCAGCgaataaaaaattattacttTCGTTATCTGGGATTATATTTTTTGTAGGAAATGGATTTTATCTTTACTCAACAGATCAGTTAGAATTAGATAGTGATAAACAATGTAATCGAACTGATCCAAATCTAATCTTTATTGAGAGAGAGGAAAAATCGTTTGGGGTAAATAATACTCACGAAGAGGACGATGACGATACTCCTGTTCAAGTTATAATTGTATCATTATGGTATTGGTGGTATGTATTATGAACTATGAAGTATATTTACTCAAATTTAACTACGTTAATTGAATATCTTTTACAACAGGAAAGAAGTTTTAATCATTTCAATTACCACTGCAATTGTACTTAATTTTATGTTAACACAACGATTGTTAAATGCTACAACGGTTGCTAAAGACGCAATACTTCCGGTAAAAATGACATACATTATGCTATTCAAAAATATAAATCTTAGATATCACCTGACATTATTTATTTCTATATATTTTGTAGCCTTTGATAATTGAAAGACATATAGAGACAAATAAAACTAACCAGCTAAATAACGATGAGAAAGAGATtgaaaattttaagtctcgttaCCTCACAGATTTTGAACCAGTGGATTGCTTGGGGAAAGGTGGTTATGGAGTAGTTTTTGAGGCAAAAAATAAAATAGATGACTGTAATTATGCTATTAAAAGGATTGCTTTATCAAATAGGTTTGttaaaaaaatttaataaattcAACTATATAATGTTTAACGTATTCATGAAAGCTGTGAATATAAAATGTAAACTTGACGTAACTAACAATATTTTCTCTGTCTACTTTTACTTTCTTTAATAGTACATATTCAAGGGAACGTGTAATGCGAGAGGTAAAGGCATTGGCCAAATTGGATCATCAGAA containing:
- the LOC143429191 gene encoding uncharacterized protein LOC143429191 isoform X2: MEGQQFCLRWHNFQNTLLSSLPKLLDGGYLTDVTLSAGGRHIHAHKIILSACSYYFKELFKDLSSLQHPVIVLPGMEYANLCALVTFMYNGEVNIYQEQLPALLAMADTLHIRGLADIAGKNSRHDNGLYVQPPPVQLQEKTLSDTAIKKESKDTVTSGGKESLQTVLETETVENIEETINDQESISYCVKTKPYYSINAKLNQREKISIPSINTSTNKYAEKAYSESGIDDATPVLEDQITPVEDTKPPPVWDANFKFLTSSVAGRTSQNYNKSSVTCLICGKQLSNQYNLRVHMETHSNSSYSCTACSHVSRSRDALRKHVSYRHPVASPQKRSRYSTPKL
- the LOC143429226 gene encoding eukaryotic translation initiation factor 2-alpha kinase — translated: MSGTHLWMRIWFYSLFTIFFTSPLINSGNIKQLTFCGKKSSRSLLFVSTLDGKISALDTNNFGKKKWSLDFNEGSMLSSNIHRRELNDNGQWVRLIPSLSGGLYKFDGENLEAVPISASQLLHSSFHYSDNLVFSGGREVKSYGVSSVTGKILYECGMNGCNNITRGETYIEQEVLIVQRFQQTVRAIEARTGIERWNFSVGQYDLQLVDQSDTNCGDEITPSVLDIEIKVVVPDGLIWAVNKNDPAVKLWQHRFDSPIVTIWREDASIKSNEDKNLKEINLFDSTQWSWGTELSVSPGIYLGMHDRQLYIQENTELHKSLEASPNYLQHSKYPWQPYPAVGSAIIKSLPNPIKDNDVDALPDITDAQSTTALSVLYNSEYVNGNGFYLYSTDQLELDSDKQCNRTDPNLIFIEREEKSFGVNNTHEEDDDDTPVQVIIVSLWYWWKEVLIISITTAIVLNFMLTQRLLNATTVAKDAILPPLIIERHIETNKTNQLNNDEKEIENFKSRYLTDFEPVDCLGKGGYGVVFEAKNKIDDCNYAIKRIALSNSTYSRERVMREVKALAKLDHQNIVRYFNSWLECPPAGWQEKHDPQWMNKLTSPSLDITSDTIHTKTKINNSVCINVNLTDQSSIDSAREAYELDHDSDSDSFIVFEKSHSMGQTDNVININSCSTESSNLSCTSDRIKKILCKTSGNSTRSESIVFKDTNSKDVDGKEKKKQQKSFSLDLSSKRNTYKSPKMFLYIQMQLCQRLSLREWLKDQSVRNYHRVLNIFQQIVEAVEYIHLQNLIHRDLKPSNIFFSFDNKIKVGDFGLVTAMAESYNEAHTPSENENITLKNNLHTACVGTHLYMSPEQINGQRYNYKVDIYSLGIILFELLIPFVTEMERTVTLRNLRNSIFPKNFSNEYPAEYELLRMMLDENPSKRPTTIGIKGRPPLSNCETANGFNISQDTKWHFELPQLARNSSVTSSSSSES
- the LOC143429191 gene encoding uncharacterized protein LOC143429191 isoform X1, with the protein product MQYIDLQHIKSMEGQQFCLRWHNFQNTLLSSLPKLLDGGYLTDVTLSAGGRHIHAHKIILSACSYYFKELFKDLSSLQHPVIVLPGMEYANLCALVTFMYNGEVNIYQEQLPALLAMADTLHIRGLADIAGKNSRHDNGLYVQPPPVQLQEKTLSDTAIKKESKDTVTSGGKESLQTVLETETVENIEETINDQESISYCVKTKPYYSINAKLNQREKISIPSINTSTNKYAEKAYSESGIDDATPVLEDQITPVEDTKPPPVWDANFKFLTSSVAGRTSQNYNKSSVTCLICGKQLSNQYNLRVHMETHSNSSYSCTACSHVSRSRDALRKHVSYRHPVASPQKRSRYSTPKL